Proteins from a single region of Spirochaetota bacterium:
- the uvrA gene encoding excinuclease ABC subunit UvrA, producing the protein MSSNNIENRKWIIVKGAKEHNLKNINVNIPRDSFTVITGVSGSGKSSLAFDTLYAEGQRRYVESLSSYARQFLGIMKKPAVDYIEGLSPAISIEQKGLNRNPRSTVGTITEIYDYLRLLYTHISHVFCYNCGKEIKTQTIDQIVESVMKNEVGSKIQILAPVIENKKGTFINLFENFKKLGFYRVIVDGELKTLEDEINLDKNRKHSIYIVVNRVIIDEEKRKTIFESIEQALSIASGKVIIDKESEKKFYSTKFSCPECDISYPDLKPSLFSFNSPNGACTECHGLGFKLDFDLDKVIDFNLSIKDGAIKPFKLNEDSWTGKYFSQVFNFFNISQDVSLKDLEKEKLNILLYGSDKKIDLTYEGENYTLQSLKSFEGIINILRRRFNETKSDELKDYYYSFMKEIKCSVCNGNRLNNFALSCKIKDRGNNFYDIMELSKNNVKKIYEIVDNIIYPENIETAVKDILREIKSRLKFLINVGLDYITLDRMAYTLSGGEAQRITLATQIGSQLVGVMYILDEPTIGLHQRDNEKLIKTLKELKDLGNTLIVVEHDKQVMLESDYIVDLGPYAGINGGYVVFQGNKEEFLKSDSLTAKYLRNEKKVYFNTIKRKGNGKYIEISGCRMNNLKNINVKFPLNTFICVTGVSGSGKSTLVIDLLYDVISRIINGNKNYKNEFFDKITGIENLERVIHIDQTPIGRTPRSNPATYTGVFNFIRDLFAELPESKIRGYKPGRFSFNVKGGRCENCYGDGEIKIEMQFLADVYVTCEVCGGKRYNSQTLEVKYKGKNIYEVLEMSIDEAYEFFKNIPPIENKLKIMQDVGIGYLKLGQSAPTLSGGEAQRIKLSKELSRVIKGNTIYFLDEPTTGLHFEDIDKLIKVLHRLVDKGNTVVVIEHNLDVIKNADYIIDLGPEGGENGGEIIYQGYYDEFLKCTKSYTSYYIKNSF; encoded by the coding sequence ATGAGTAGTAATAATATTGAGAATAGAAAGTGGATTATTGTAAAAGGTGCTAAAGAACATAACTTAAAAAATATTAATGTAAATATTCCAAGAGATTCATTTACTGTAATTACTGGTGTATCTGGTTCTGGAAAATCTTCATTGGCATTTGATACATTATATGCTGAAGGTCAAAGAAGATATGTTGAAAGCTTGTCTTCTTATGCAAGGCAATTTTTAGGAATAATGAAAAAACCAGCCGTTGACTATATAGAAGGTTTATCACCAGCTATTTCAATAGAGCAAAAAGGTTTAAATAGAAATCCACGGTCTACTGTAGGGACAATAACTGAAATATATGATTATTTGAGATTGTTATATACTCATATATCTCATGTTTTTTGTTATAATTGTGGCAAAGAGATTAAAACTCAAACAATTGATCAGATAGTTGAATCGGTAATGAAGAATGAAGTTGGCTCCAAAATACAGATTTTGGCTCCAGTTATAGAAAATAAAAAAGGAACTTTTATTAACCTTTTTGAAAACTTTAAAAAGCTTGGATTTTACAGAGTAATAGTAGATGGTGAATTAAAAACTCTAGAAGATGAAATTAATCTTGATAAAAATAGAAAACACTCAATTTATATTGTAGTTAATAGAGTTATAATTGATGAAGAAAAAAGAAAGACAATTTTTGAATCAATTGAGCAAGCTTTATCAATTGCATCCGGAAAGGTTATAATAGATAAAGAAAGTGAAAAGAAGTTTTATTCTACAAAATTTAGCTGTCCTGAATGTGATATATCTTATCCTGATTTAAAACCTTCTCTTTTTTCATTTAATTCACCAAATGGGGCTTGCACAGAATGCCATGGTTTAGGTTTTAAACTTGACTTTGACCTTGATAAAGTAATTGATTTTAATCTATCAATTAAGGATGGGGCTATAAAGCCATTTAAGTTAAATGAAGATTCCTGGACTGGCAAATATTTTAGTCAGGTATTCAATTTTTTTAATATTTCTCAAGATGTTAGTTTAAAAGATTTAGAAAAAGAGAAACTTAATATTCTATTATATGGTAGTGATAAGAAAATAGATTTAACTTATGAGGGTGAGAACTATACACTTCAATCTTTAAAAAGCTTTGAAGGCATTATAAATATTTTAAGAAGGAGATTTAATGAGACAAAATCGGATGAATTAAAGGATTACTATTATTCTTTTATGAAAGAGATAAAATGTTCAGTATGTAATGGCAATAGATTAAATAATTTTGCTTTGTCATGTAAAATAAAAGATAGAGGAAATAATTTTTACGATATAATGGAACTTTCAAAAAATAATGTCAAAAAAATTTATGAGATAGTTGATAACATCATTTATCCTGAAAATATTGAGACAGCAGTAAAAGATATCTTAAGAGAAATTAAATCAAGGTTAAAATTTTTAATAAATGTTGGGCTTGACTATATTACTCTTGATAGAATGGCCTATACTTTATCGGGTGGTGAAGCTCAGAGAATAACTCTTGCAACTCAAATAGGTTCACAACTTGTGGGTGTTATGTATATACTTGATGAACCTACAATTGGTCTTCATCAAAGAGATAATGAAAAACTTATTAAGACTTTAAAGGAGCTAAAAGATTTAGGAAATACTTTAATTGTTGTAGAACATGATAAGCAAGTAATGCTAGAATCTGATTACATTGTTGATTTAGGACCTTATGCTGGAATTAATGGAGGTTATGTTGTATTTCAAGGAAATAAAGAAGAATTTTTAAAAAGTGATTCTTTAACTGCTAAATATTTAAGAAATGAAAAAAAGGTTTATTTTAATACAATAAAAAGAAAAGGAAATGGGAAATATATTGAAATAAGTGGATGTAGAATGAATAATTTAAAAAATATTAATGTAAAGTTTCCTCTTAATACCTTTATTTGTGTTACTGGAGTTTCTGGATCAGGTAAATCAACTCTTGTAATAGATTTATTATATGATGTAATCTCCCGTATTATAAATGGAAATAAAAATTATAAAAATGAATTTTTTGATAAAATTACAGGTATTGAAAATTTAGAAAGAGTTATTCATATAGATCAAACACCAATTGGAAGAACACCTCGGTCAAATCCTGCAACATATACAGGGGTATTTAATTTCATAAGGGACCTTTTTGCAGAATTGCCTGAATCTAAAATTAGAGGTTATAAGCCTGGAAGGTTTTCTTTTAATGTTAAAGGTGGTAGATGTGAAAACTGTTATGGAGATGGAGAAATAAAAATTGAGATGCAATTTCTTGCAGATGTTTATGTAACATGTGAAGTTTGTGGGGGAAAAAGATATAATTCTCAAACACTTGAGGTAAAATATAAAGGAAAAAATATTTATGAAGTTCTAGAAATGAGTATTGATGAAGCTTACGAATTTTTTAAAAATATTCCACCAATAGAAAATAAACTTAAAATTATGCAAGATGTAGGAATAGGATATTTAAAATTAGGACAATCTGCACCAACTCTTTCTGGAGGAGAAGCTCAAAGAATAAAATTATCAAAAGAATTATCTAGAGTTATAAAAGGTAATACAATTTACTTTTTAGATGAGCCGACTACAGGGCTTCATTTTGAAGATATTGATAAATTGATAAAAGTTTTACATAGACTTGTTGATAAGGGAAACACTGTAGTTGTTATAGAGCATAACCTAGATGTTATAAAAAATGCTGATTATATTATTGATCTTGGTCCTGAAGGTGGGGAAAATGGAGGAGAAATTATTTATCAAGGCTACTATGATGAATTTTTAAAATGCACTAAATCCTACACCTCTTATTATATAAAAAACTCCTTTTAA
- a CDS encoding hemolysin family protein, with protein sequence MSKYNFFDKIFHRKKQINSNNNYNYINEILDPDFLKSLTNDQIKMIKGIAELYETSVHEIMKPRIDVITFDINDPIKDFIELVVQCGHSRIPVYDGNIDNIIGVVYVKDLLQYFFHDLKNINLRDIIREPLFVPESKKISDLLKEFKDKKKHIALVVDEYGGFSGIVCLEDILEEIVGEIRDEYDNEKDAILKIDDKTYRVSAKASIYDLNEILNINLPEDLSDSIGGFIMETIGRIPIQGEEITYKNLKIKVEKMRSYKIESIIISILEDNNREG encoded by the coding sequence ATGAGTAAGTATAACTTTTTTGATAAAATATTTCATAGGAAAAAACAGATTAATTCTAATAACAATTATAATTATATAAATGAAATATTAGATCCTGATTTCTTAAAGTCATTAACAAATGATCAGATAAAGATGATCAAAGGAATAGCAGAGTTATATGAAACTTCTGTTCATGAGATAATGAAACCAAGAATAGATGTTATTACTTTTGATATTAATGATCCAATAAAAGATTTTATAGAGTTGGTTGTACAATGTGGACATTCAAGAATTCCTGTATATGATGGAAATATAGACAATATAATTGGTGTTGTTTATGTAAAAGATCTTTTGCAATATTTTTTTCATGATTTAAAAAATATAAATTTAAGAGATATTATAAGAGAGCCTTTATTTGTTCCGGAATCAAAAAAAATTTCAGACCTTTTAAAAGAGTTTAAAGATAAAAAAAAGCATATAGCTTTAGTAGTAGATGAATATGGAGGTTTTTCAGGTATAGTTTGTCTGGAAGATATTTTAGAAGAAATAGTAGGTGAAATAAGAGATGAGTATGATAATGAAAAAGATGCTATCTTAAAAATTGATGATAAAACTTATAGAGTTTCAGCAAAGGCTTCAATATATGATTTAAATGAGATTTTAAATATAAATCTTCCAGAAGATCTTTCTGATTCAATTGGTGGTTTTATTATGGAAACTATTGGTAGAATCCCTATACAAGGAGAGGAGATTACTTATAAAAATTTAAAAATTAAAGTTGAAAAGATGAGATCATATAAGATAGAGTCAATAATAATTTCAATACTTGAAGATAATAATAGAGAAGGTTAG
- the xseA gene encoding exodeoxyribonuclease VII large subunit encodes MNFNDYFNFDESVNFDYNSFFEKINSIKSEHIFTVNEITSIIQNIIENYTFSNILVSGEISNISKSSSGHIYFSLKDESKSLLRCVLFRHHLININFNFKDGDKVICKGDISVYKPNSEFNLKVKNIRKEGIGELFQKFEELKEKLKAKGLFDQANKKQIPLYPFNIGIITAETGAVVNDIVKTLKRRAPFINIYIFPCLVQGEEASKSIINAIRNANTFSDKIQNLDLIIIARGGGSIEDLWCFNEEPVAYEIFNSKIPTISAIGHETDFTISDFVADLRASTPTAAAEIISNNFITIKEFLSESHYTLIKELIKLINLKKSKIDPNKNILLLSNYLSKKIDKFSYDLLFFENKIINLFNQKLINYKKKVEYNQSILEALSPENILKRGFVIIKKDNKIITSSKELLSRDKILINFYDGKKEATIN; translated from the coding sequence ATGAACTTTAATGATTATTTTAATTTTGATGAATCTGTTAATTTTGATTATAACTCATTCTTTGAAAAAATAAATAGTATTAAATCTGAACATATCTTTACCGTTAATGAGATTACATCTATTATTCAAAATATTATTGAAAATTATACTTTTTCTAATATTTTGGTTTCTGGAGAAATATCAAATATTTCTAAATCATCTTCAGGACATATCTATTTTTCGCTTAAAGATGAATCTAAATCTTTATTAAGATGCGTACTTTTTAGACATCATCTAATTAATATCAACTTTAATTTCAAAGATGGTGATAAAGTTATATGCAAAGGTGATATCTCAGTATATAAACCTAATTCAGAATTCAATTTAAAAGTTAAAAACATTAGAAAAGAAGGAATTGGAGAACTTTTTCAAAAATTTGAAGAATTAAAAGAAAAATTAAAAGCAAAAGGACTTTTTGACCAGGCAAATAAAAAACAAATTCCACTTTATCCTTTTAACATTGGAATAATTACTGCAGAAACAGGAGCAGTTGTAAATGATATTGTAAAAACTTTGAAAAGGCGAGCCCCATTTATCAATATTTATATTTTTCCATGTCTTGTACAAGGAGAGGAAGCATCAAAATCAATTATTAATGCAATAAGAAATGCAAACACTTTTTCAGATAAAATTCAAAATCTGGACTTAATAATTATCGCAAGAGGTGGTGGCTCAATTGAAGATTTATGGTGCTTTAACGAAGAACCAGTAGCATATGAAATATTTAATTCAAAAATTCCTACAATCTCTGCTATAGGACATGAAACTGATTTTACTATATCTGATTTTGTAGCAGATTTGAGAGCTTCAACTCCAACTGCAGCTGCAGAAATTATCTCAAATAACTTCATTACAATCAAAGAATTTCTATCTGAAAGTCATTATACTTTAATTAAAGAATTAATAAAACTTATAAATTTAAAAAAATCTAAAATTGATCCAAATAAAAATATATTATTGTTATCAAACTATTTATCAAAAAAAATTGATAAATTTAGTTATGATCTACTTTTTTTTGAAAATAAAATAATAAATTTATTTAATCAAAAACTTATAAATTACAAAAAAAAGGTTGAATATAATCAATCTATTCTTGAAGCTTTATCTCCTGAAAATATTTTAAAAAGAGGTTTTGTTATAATAAAAAAAGATAATAAAATAATAACATCTTCTAAAGAACTTTTAAGTAGAGATAAAATTTTAATAAATTTTTATGATGGGAAAAAAGAAGCAACTATCAATTAA
- a CDS encoding Gfo/Idh/MocA family oxidoreductase: protein MDLKGVIIGCGRISHKHVDAFIANFPKMVLIGCCDILEERAIEIKKEYYEKIKNSGNNVNIEVKTYKYYKDMIKELKPDFAIVSTESGYHPEITINVLSSGVHVICEKPMALSIKDADRMIEVSYKYKRLLCVSFQNRFNKPIQLLRKAIENKRFGKLLYGVASVRWTRNMDYYKQAPWRGTWSLDGGTLMNQCTHNIDLLQWMLGEDACEVYGATERYLKNIEAEDFGSAIIKFRNGAIGIIEGTANIYPKNLEETLFISGESGTVKIGGLAVNKIEIWRFKDSDKYGDTEEKVVNEGYNLEDNDFQAVYGYGHTPLYRNFYNAIVNNEKLLIDGEAGKKALEIILAIYKSSKTKKPVSLPLKNFSTLDMRGFFDKR, encoded by the coding sequence ATGGATTTAAAGGGTGTAATAATTGGTTGTGGTAGAATATCTCATAAACATGTTGATGCTTTTATTGCCAATTTCCCTAAAATGGTACTAATAGGATGTTGTGATATTTTAGAAGAAAGAGCTATTGAGATAAAAAAAGAATACTATGAGAAAATTAAGAATTCAGGAAATAATGTAAACATTGAAGTAAAAACTTATAAATATTATAAAGATATGATTAAAGAGTTAAAACCTGATTTTGCAATTGTTTCTACAGAATCAGGTTATCATCCTGAGATAACTATAAATGTTTTATCTTCAGGAGTTCATGTGATTTGTGAAAAGCCTATGGCATTATCTATTAAAGATGCTGATAGAATGATAGAAGTCTCTTATAAATATAAAAGATTGCTATGTGTTTCTTTTCAAAATAGATTCAATAAACCAATTCAACTATTGAGAAAAGCTATTGAAAATAAAAGGTTTGGAAAACTACTTTATGGTGTTGCTAGTGTTAGATGGACAAGAAATATGGATTATTATAAGCAAGCACCATGGAGAGGGACATGGTCTCTTGATGGAGGTACACTTATGAATCAATGTACTCATAATATAGATTTATTACAATGGATGCTTGGAGAAGATGCCTGTGAAGTATATGGGGCTACAGAAAGATATTTAAAAAATATTGAAGCTGAAGATTTTGGGTCAGCAATAATAAAATTTAGAAATGGAGCTATTGGTATAATAGAAGGTACAGCAAATATTTATCCTAAAAATCTAGAAGAAACTCTATTTATATCTGGAGAAAGTGGGACTGTTAAGATAGGTGGGCTTGCTGTAAATAAGATAGAAATATGGAGATTTAAAGATTCTGATAAGTATGGTGATACTGAAGAAAAAGTAGTTAATGAAGGATATAATCTAGAAGATAATGATTTTCAAGCTGTTTATGGTTATGGTCATACTCCTTTATATAGAAATTTTTATAATGCTATAGTTAATAATGAAAAGTTATTAATTGATGGTGAAGCAGGAAAAAAAGCCCTTGAAATAATTCTTGCAATATATAAGTCATCAAAAACCAAAAAACCAGTTTCTTTGCCTCTTAAAAATTTTTCGACACTTGATATGAGGGGTTTTTTTGATAAAAGGTAA
- the xseB gene encoding exodeoxyribonuclease VII small subunit, which produces MKNFEKKLEELETIIKKLEDEKTPLEESLNLYIKGVTIIKELNTILNNIEGKVEIIRRKMESDNFYMEDITEIFKKEESNLKSSTIKTLNKNQSEKNKIDLDLKNVDENYKTSKKEDIQEDIDDLKKDLF; this is translated from the coding sequence ATGAAAAATTTTGAAAAAAAACTTGAAGAACTTGAAACAATTATAAAAAAATTAGAAGATGAAAAAACACCACTTGAAGAATCCTTAAATCTTTACATAAAAGGAGTAACAATAATAAAAGAATTAAACACTATCTTAAATAATATAGAAGGAAAAGTAGAAATTATTAGACGTAAAATGGAATCAGATAATTTTTATATGGAAGACATCACAGAGATTTTCAAAAAAGAAGAATCCAATTTAAAAAGTTCAACAATTAAAACATTAAACAAGAATCAGAGTGAAAAAAACAAGATAGATTTAGATTTAAAAAATGTTGATGAAAATTATAAAACATCAAAAAAAGAAGATATTCAAGAAGATATAGATGATTTAAAAAAAGATCTATTCTAA
- a CDS encoding PhoH family protein codes for MGYSEETIFVDPEYILFVLGIHDSNIRKLEKEFSVSISYSDGVIYIEGEDTNIIQAKKVLQHLVDFAQKKKLVSLNDIDLIIHQAKEDILIDPSDKIQNTLLIEKIGKMVEPKTENQIKYFEELKKKTIIISYGPAGTGKTYIAVGYALSELLSNKFNKIILTRPVVEAGEKLGFLPGDFLQKINPYLKPLYDAIYDIVGFKTFEYLKNNEKVEIIPLAYMRGRTLNNSIIILDEAQNATFSQLKMFLTRFGFNSKVILTGDITQIDLPRYSDSGLPVVIKLFENLEDIALVKFDKKDVVRHPLIKKIIKIFEDYEDNRTN; via the coding sequence TTGGGATATTCGGAAGAAACTATATTTGTTGATCCTGAGTATATACTTTTTGTGCTAGGTATTCATGATTCAAATATAAGGAAATTAGAAAAAGAATTTTCAGTTTCAATATCTTATAGTGACGGTGTTATTTATATAGAAGGTGAAGATACAAATATAATACAAGCTAAAAAAGTTTTACAACATTTAGTGGATTTTGCTCAGAAAAAAAAATTGGTTTCATTGAATGATATAGATCTTATTATTCATCAAGCGAAAGAAGATATTCTAATTGATCCATCAGATAAAATTCAAAATACCCTTTTAATTGAAAAAATTGGTAAGATGGTTGAACCTAAAACTGAGAATCAAATAAAATATTTTGAGGAATTAAAGAAAAAAACGATAATTATTTCTTATGGACCTGCAGGAACTGGTAAAACTTATATTGCTGTTGGTTATGCATTATCAGAATTGCTTTCTAATAAATTTAATAAAATTATATTAACAAGACCGGTTGTTGAGGCTGGTGAAAAACTAGGTTTTTTACCAGGGGATTTTTTACAAAAAATAAATCCTTATCTTAAACCATTGTATGATGCTATTTATGATATTGTAGGCTTTAAAACATTCGAATATTTAAAAAATAATGAGAAGGTTGAAATTATTCCATTAGCTTATATGAGAGGAAGAACATTAAATAATTCAATTATAATTCTTGATGAGGCTCAAAATGCTACTTTTTCACAATTAAAAATGTTTTTAACAAGATTTGGATTTAATTCTAAAGTTATTTTAACTGGTGATATTACCCAAATTGATTTACCTCGTTACTCTGATAGTGGATTACCTGTAGTTATTAAGCTTTTTGAAAATTTAGAGGATATTGCTTTGGTAAAATTTGATAAGAAAGATGTAGTAAGACATCCTTTAATTAAAAAAATAATTAAAATATTTGAAGATTATGAAGACAATAGAACGAATTAA
- the ybeY gene encoding rRNA maturation RNase YbeY, with protein sequence MPKEDRISRKSKNIILPNKFIIFENEYIYNYLVKNFNFFKINKFVESLFNFEKKIFYLFVCTKDTIKNYNKNFRGLDKETDVLSFPLSSDKIKSLSFNKIKYKNKEYKYIGDILLCPEILLNKAIMENDDKDYLFLYMLVHSYLHLLGFEHETEDQYKIIEAKTESIIFSLINE encoded by the coding sequence ATGCCAAAAGAAGATAGAATATCAAGAAAGAGTAAAAATATTATATTACCTAATAAATTTATTATTTTTGAAAATGAATATATTTATAACTATTTAGTAAAAAATTTTAATTTTTTTAAAATTAATAAATTTGTTGAGAGTTTATTTAATTTTGAAAAAAAAATATTTTATCTTTTTGTTTGTACAAAGGATACAATAAAAAATTATAATAAAAATTTCAGAGGTCTTGATAAGGAAACTGATGTTTTATCTTTTCCGCTATCCTCTGATAAAATTAAATCATTATCTTTTAATAAGATTAAATATAAAAATAAAGAGTATAAATATATTGGGGACATTTTATTATGTCCAGAGATTTTATTAAATAAAGCTATTATGGAAAATGATGATAAGGATTACTTGTTTTTATATATGCTTGTACATTCATATCTGCATTTATTGGGGTTTGAACATGAAACAGAAGATCAGTATAAAATAATTGAAGCAAAAACTGAAAGTATAATATTTTCATTGATTAATGAATAA
- a CDS encoding HDIG domain-containing protein, translating to MKTIERIKVFLRTSFFLYLVLSIILFFFFLISFTFKDYSFKYNYRIGDIAQSDIIVKKDINYIDEPATSKKYDEGINNILPSYIVETKYVNQTINKWVDIINFVSKNGDRLIEQKSLYQIFPENPNISNETKKFLFLLKKEENFNKFKYFIEKVYTSGFSNKKFSEFSTSKDGFLKINIITENQSIIKTENISNILYSENHEKKLVEMFLNYFQNFNFKEASLIVKDIKQVFIENIKFDATQYYKDVENFKKNFSPVYVTMKKGKVILRKGEEITLSDLEMLKIYYQFHEKIDITYILFLSLCYFIFIFISYFLINEVSHKFFKKRKNILFIFFIYSLLFIFILFSKYISYSLNIEKYLLFPFALINSLFVFIFPVKIAITLNLSFSLIYFLVSDFEFTGFIFSILLNSIFVIFKQDNLKVKQAIFYRSLYTLIFSTIFGLFLNFLNRSNNFNIKNLILFSFINSSLSGIFFLGLMPLIEFLFNYATPYKLIELSDLNHKIFNELLVKAPGTYHHSIIVANLAQNAAIACGANPYIAKVGGLYHDIGKIKYSKYFIENQNTIYDMQDKLSNPLNTSMALTIIKNHVKYGIEEAKRLKLPDEIISIIEEHHGKTLMVYFYNLELQKNKELKKEDFCYDYPKPTSKESVIVMLADSVEAATRTLTNVTYNSVEKMVKEIVNDRFLSGQLSESPITLHDLNLIEKSLIENILAMFHKRIDYPDSENVRILEKKIKSEKYAKRR from the coding sequence ATGAAGACAATAGAACGAATTAAGGTATTTTTAAGAACAAGTTTTTTTCTATATTTAGTGCTTTCTATAATTTTATTCTTTTTTTTCTTAATCTCTTTTACTTTTAAAGATTATTCTTTTAAATACAACTATAGAATCGGAGATATAGCTCAAAGTGATATAATTGTAAAAAAAGATATAAACTATATAGATGAACCAGCAACATCTAAGAAGTACGATGAAGGCATTAATAATATACTGCCTTCATATATTGTAGAAACAAAATATGTTAATCAAACAATTAATAAATGGGTAGATATTATTAATTTTGTATCTAAAAATGGAGATAGATTGATTGAACAAAAATCTTTATATCAAATTTTCCCAGAGAATCCTAATATTTCGAATGAAACAAAAAAATTTCTTTTTTTATTAAAAAAAGAAGAGAATTTTAATAAATTTAAATATTTTATTGAAAAAGTTTATACTTCAGGATTTTCTAATAAAAAATTCTCTGAATTTTCAACATCTAAAGATGGCTTTTTGAAGATTAATATTATTACTGAAAATCAATCAATAATTAAAACTGAGAATATTTCAAATATATTATATTCCGAAAATCATGAAAAGAAATTAGTTGAGATGTTTCTAAATTATTTTCAAAACTTTAATTTTAAAGAAGCTTCTTTAATTGTAAAGGATATAAAACAGGTATTTATAGAAAACATTAAGTTCGATGCAACTCAATACTATAAAGATGTAGAAAACTTTAAAAAAAATTTTTCTCCAGTATATGTAACTATGAAAAAAGGCAAGGTTATCTTAAGAAAAGGAGAAGAAATAACTCTTTCTGATTTAGAAATGCTAAAAATTTATTATCAATTCCATGAAAAAATAGATATTACTTATATTTTATTTTTATCACTTTGTTATTTTATTTTTATTTTTATTTCTTATTTTCTAATAAATGAGGTAAGTCATAAATTTTTTAAAAAAAGAAAAAATATTCTTTTTATTTTTTTTATTTATTCTCTTTTATTTATTTTTATTTTATTTTCAAAATATATTTCATATAGTCTAAATATAGAAAAATATTTGCTTTTTCCTTTTGCTTTAATAAATTCTCTTTTTGTTTTTATTTTTCCAGTTAAAATAGCAATTACTTTGAATTTATCATTTTCTTTAATATATTTTTTAGTTAGTGATTTTGAATTTACAGGTTTTATTTTTTCTATTCTTTTAAATTCAATATTTGTTATTTTTAAACAAGATAATTTAAAAGTTAAACAGGCTATTTTTTATAGAAGCTTATATACTTTAATATTTTCAACTATTTTTGGCCTATTTCTCAATTTTTTAAATAGAAGCAATAATTTTAATATTAAAAATCTTATTTTATTTTCTTTTATTAATTCTTCTTTAAGTGGGATTTTCTTTTTAGGTTTAATGCCTTTAATTGAATTTTTATTTAATTATGCAACTCCTTATAAATTAATAGAATTATCGGATTTAAATCATAAGATTTTTAATGAGCTATTGGTTAAAGCCCCAGGAACTTATCATCATTCTATAATTGTTGCAAATTTAGCTCAAAACGCAGCAATTGCATGTGGAGCAAATCCTTATATAGCAAAAGTTGGAGGATTATATCATGATATTGGTAAAATTAAATATTCTAAATATTTTATAGAAAACCAAAATACAATCTATGATATGCAAGATAAGCTTTCAAATCCATTAAATACTTCTATGGCTTTAACAATAATTAAAAATCATGTAAAATATGGTATAGAGGAAGCAAAAAGGTTAAAATTGCCTGATGAAATAATAAGCATAATTGAAGAACATCATGGAAAAACATTAATGGTTTATTTTTATAATTTAGAACTACAAAAAAATAAAGAATTAAAGAAAGAAGATTTCTGTTATGATTATCCAAAGCCAACATCAAAAGAGAGTGTAATAGTAATGTTGGCAGATTCTGTAGAAGCTGCAACTAGAACCTTAACAAATGTTACATATAATTCTGTTGAAAAAATGGTAAAAGAGATAGTTAATGATAGATTTCTAAGTGGTCAGTTAAGTGAGTCACCGATTACACTTCATGATTTGAATTTGATAGAAAAAAGTCTTATAGAAAATATTCTTGCAATGTTCCATAAAAGAATTGACTATCCTGATTCTGAAAATGTTAGAATTCTTGAGAAAAAGATAAAAAGTGAAAAATATGCCAAAAGAAGATAG
- a CDS encoding S-layer homology domain-containing protein, translating into MSNKIIFNEVKINLFYYIIFVIVFILFFSISSFAQSSQSSTNQTSQSSGSSLSFFSDVPPDHWAYQALVYLFSLNIVQGYKDGTFKGDRNITRYEMALIIYNLIIWIKNNYDIKTTSKPNSMDEINEIINTIMMRSMITEEDAKLIKELIQEFRLEIETIKEKLAELDKRVSKLENNNIPFYLSTLSLIVSLIALIIVLIKN; encoded by the coding sequence ATGAGTAACAAGATAATATTTAATGAAGTTAAGATAAATCTTTTTTATTATATTATATTTGTTATTGTTTTTATTTTATTTTTTTCTATATCTTCTTTTGCACAATCAAGTCAAAGTTCTACAAATCAAACTAGTCAGAGTTCAGGTTCATCTCTAAGTTTCTTTTCTGATGTGCCTCCTGATCATTGGGCTTATCAAGCTTTAGTATATCTTTTTTCATTAAATATTGTTCAAGGATATAAAGATGGTACTTTCAAAGGAGATAGGAATATTACAAGGTATGAAATGGCATTGATTATATATAATTTAATCATATGGATAAAAAATAATTATGATATTAAAACAACTTCTAAACCAAATAGTATGGATGAAATAAATGAGATAATTAATACTATTATGATGAGATCTATGATAACAGAAGAGGATGCAAAGTTAATTAAAGAATTGATTCAAGAATTTAGACTAGAAATTGAGACAATTAAAGAAAAGTTAGCTGAACTTGATAAAAGAGTAAGTAAATTAGAAAATAACAATATTCCATTTTATTTATCAACTCTTTCTTTAATAGTTTCTTTAATAGCTTTAATTATAGTTTTAATTAAAAATTAG